One Thiocapsa sp. genomic window carries:
- the cobJ gene encoding precorrin-3B C(17)-methyltransferase gives MSNGKIYLVGLGPGDIAEMTGRARAAIAASDVVVGYRTYVRLIADLLKDKQVIAREMAEELDRCGEALMLAQAGQTVALVSSGDVGVFGMAGPLFELLFEQGWTPDTGIEVEVVPGVTAASSCASLVGAPLTHDFCAISLSDMLTPWPVIARRLEAAARADFVTALYNPKSSRRPDQLLEARDLFLRHRDPLTPVAVVRAAYRQRQDVRLTTLAEIADGEVGMLTNLIIGNSNTFVRAGIMVTPRGYGLKYRLADGTARPGETARVSLSSGLEGWRHALVETALSEGIEAAARTLDATAGQVLDALSEAPIAPWRVVGHQAPEALLDEALGWHNPTLCMQSPGGGSAELSLADARVQADPDSIAIEGAGWRVVLPRAALAGLYRVGLPSGEGVWFQDALGETLCRIQRG, from the coding sequence ATGAGCAACGGAAAGATCTACCTGGTGGGCTTAGGTCCCGGCGACATTGCCGAGATGACGGGCCGTGCACGCGCGGCCATCGCGGCATCCGACGTGGTCGTCGGCTATCGGACCTATGTCCGGCTCATCGCCGACCTGCTGAAGGACAAGCAGGTCATCGCGCGCGAGATGGCCGAGGAGCTGGACCGCTGCGGCGAGGCATTGATGCTGGCGCAGGCGGGACAGACCGTCGCGCTGGTCTCCTCCGGCGACGTGGGTGTGTTCGGGATGGCCGGCCCGCTGTTCGAGCTGCTGTTCGAGCAGGGATGGACGCCGGACACGGGGATCGAGGTCGAGGTGGTGCCGGGCGTGACGGCGGCCTCCTCCTGCGCCTCCCTGGTCGGTGCGCCACTGACGCATGACTTCTGCGCCATCTCGCTCTCGGACATGCTGACCCCTTGGCCGGTGATCGCGCGGCGTCTGGAGGCCGCAGCGCGGGCCGATTTCGTCACGGCGCTCTACAACCCCAAGAGCAGTCGGCGGCCGGACCAGCTTCTAGAGGCGCGTGATCTGTTTCTGCGCCATCGCGATCCACTGACACCGGTCGCGGTCGTGCGTGCCGCTTATCGCCAACGCCAGGACGTGCGTCTGACCACCTTGGCCGAGATCGCCGACGGCGAGGTCGGCATGTTGACCAACCTCATCATCGGCAACTCGAACACCTTCGTGCGCGCAGGCATCATGGTCACGCCGCGGGGTTACGGGCTCAAGTATCGGTTGGCCGACGGGACAGCGCGCCCGGGCGAGACGGCACGGGTCTCCTTGTCGAGCGGACTCGAGGGTTGGCGGCACGCCCTGGTCGAGACCGCACTGAGCGAGGGGATCGAGGCCGCCGCTCGGACGCTGGATGCGACCGCGGGTCAGGTCCTGGATGCCTTGTCCGAGGCGCCGATTGCGCCTTGGCGTGTCGTTGGCCACCAAGCGCCCGAAGCGCTCTTGGACGAGGCGCTCGGCTGGCACAATCCGACACTGTGCATGCAATCGCCGGGTGGCGGGTCGGCCGAGCTCAGTCTTGCGGATGCGCGGGTCCAGGCCGATCCGGACAGCATCGCGATCGAGGGCGCGGGCTGGCGCGTCGTCCTGCCCCGGGCGGCACTTGCGGGTCTCTATCGTGTCGGCCTGCCGAGCGGCGAGGGGGTTTGGTTTCAGGATGCCCTGGGCGAGACGCTCTGTCGGATCCAGCGAGGTTAG
- a CDS encoding cobalamin biosynthesis central domain-containing protein produces MHRSGTAILALTRGGATLAGRLASRLVVCEVVSGVVSGVVSGVIEVYVQERFHRSLALDDGVRVESIDGSVSALVTRLFVDRAELIFIASAGVAVRLIAPLLADKTRDPAVLVIDEAGRFVVPLLSGHLGGANARAQRIAGLLGATAVLTTSSDVQGTIAVDLLGRELGWRVEADREALLHAAAAVVNGEPVVIIEEACGREWWASERPLPANLHPVASWIHAGEAAAYLWVTRKRIDPELRRRLGRRLVVYRPNVLP; encoded by the coding sequence TTGCATCGGAGCGGAACTGCGATTCTGGCGCTGACCCGCGGAGGCGCGACGCTGGCGGGTCGGCTTGCGTCTCGGTTGGTGGTCTGCGAGGTCGTCTCCGGGGTCGTCTCCGGGGTCGTCTCCGGGGTCATCGAGGTGTATGTCCAGGAACGGTTTCATCGTTCGCTGGCCCTCGACGACGGCGTGCGGGTGGAGTCGATCGATGGATCGGTTTCCGCGCTCGTGACTCGGCTCTTCGTCGACCGAGCGGAGCTGATCTTCATCGCCTCGGCCGGTGTCGCCGTGCGTCTGATCGCGCCTCTGCTGGCGGATAAAACCCGCGATCCGGCCGTGCTGGTGATCGACGAGGCCGGGCGCTTCGTCGTCCCCCTCCTGTCCGGTCATCTCGGCGGTGCCAATGCGCGCGCGCAGCGGATCGCCGGTCTGCTCGGAGCGACGGCGGTGCTGACCACGTCGTCCGATGTCCAGGGCACGATCGCGGTCGATCTCCTGGGGCGTGAGCTGGGCTGGCGGGTCGAGGCCGATCGCGAGGCTCTGCTGCATGCCGCGGCGGCCGTCGTCAACGGCGAGCCTGTGGTCATCATCGAGGAGGCGTGCGGGCGCGAGTGGTGGGCGTCGGAGCGACCGCTTCCCGCGAATCTTCATCCGGTCGCATCTTGGATCCACGCGGGAGAGGCCGCCGCCTATCTTTGGGTGACGCGCAAGAGGATCGATCCTGAGCTGCGCAGGCGGCTGGGACGACGTCTGGTCGTCTATCGGCCGAATGTGTTGCCCTAA
- a CDS encoding LysR family transcriptional regulator has protein sequence MTTSSQTKNGLPQSEATGRFVRHATLRQLQLLEAIVRLGSFTRAAEEMFLTQPTVSMQIKKLTDTVGTPLFLHVGRNVEPTDAGREVYAACRTILRSLTDLEIKLADLKGLKSGHFRLGVITTAKYFAPEILGAFCDQFPGIDVSLKVTNRTRIIERMAANDDDLYIFGEPARAGLDVEATFLAPNPLIVLARTDHPLVGQSGITMERLAQERFLLREPGSGIRDSVVRRFAERGLRPNVRMELGSNEAIKHAIIAGLGISALSLHTLTLDGGAGRLAMLDVEGFPIERTWYLVHPKGRDLSTIAKAFLAFAVDREREITASLERTYDILRARSAG, from the coding sequence ATGACCACGTCTAGCCAGACCAAAAATGGGTTGCCCCAAAGCGAGGCAACCGGTCGTTTCGTGCGACACGCCACCTTGCGTCAGCTTCAACTTCTCGAGGCCATCGTCCGTCTCGGCAGCTTCACGCGTGCCGCCGAGGAGATGTTTTTGACCCAGCCCACCGTCTCGATGCAGATCAAGAAACTGACCGACACGGTCGGGACGCCCCTATTCCTGCACGTGGGCCGCAACGTCGAGCCGACCGATGCCGGACGCGAGGTCTATGCCGCGTGTCGCACCATCCTGCGCTCGCTCACCGACCTCGAGATCAAGCTCGCCGACCTCAAGGGTCTGAAGAGCGGGCATTTTCGTCTCGGCGTCATTACGACCGCAAAATACTTCGCTCCCGAGATACTCGGTGCCTTCTGCGACCAGTTTCCCGGCATCGACGTCTCGCTGAAGGTCACCAACCGCACGCGTATCATCGAGCGGATGGCCGCCAACGACGATGATCTCTACATCTTCGGCGAGCCCGCCCGCGCCGGCCTCGATGTCGAGGCGACCTTTCTCGCACCCAATCCCTTGATCGTCCTGGCGCGAACCGATCATCCCCTGGTCGGTCAATCCGGGATCACGATGGAACGTCTGGCACAGGAGCGCTTCCTGCTGCGCGAGCCCGGCTCGGGCATCCGCGACTCGGTCGTGCGCCGCTTCGCCGAGCGGGGCCTGCGCCCGAACGTGCGCATGGAGCTCGGCAGCAACGAGGCGATCAAGCACGCCATCATCGCCGGCCTCGGAATCTCCGCGCTCTCGTTACACACCCTGACGCTCGACGGAGGTGCAGGGCGTCTGGCGATGTTGGACGTCGAGGGCTTCCCGATCGAGCGGACCTGGTATCTGGTCCACCCGAAGGGGCGCGATCTTTCGACCATCGCCAAGGCATTCCTGGCCTTTGCCGTCGACCGCGAGCGCGAGATCACCGCCTCGCTCGAGCGAACCTACGACATCTTGCGCGCCCGGTCGGCAGGCTAA
- a CDS encoding 4a-hydroxytetrahydrobiopterin dehydratase, with translation MNQGWTERQRPVRLERRLEFADYEATRDFLDRAASVSERVGIYPDMSFGRTYVNITVHAEDDATEVGEPLRHFAREIDALLDNEKTLDE, from the coding sequence ATGAATCAAGGCTGGACCGAACGTCAGCGCCCCGTACGCCTCGAACGCCGTCTGGAGTTTGCCGACTACGAGGCCACCCGCGACTTTCTGGATCGGGCGGCGAGCGTCTCGGAGCGTGTCGGCATTTATCCGGACATGAGCTTCGGGCGAACCTACGTGAACATCACCGTCCATGCCGAGGACGACGCGACCGAGGTGGGAGAGCCGCTTCGGCACTTCGCACGCGAGATCGATGCGCTGCTCGACAACGAGAAGACCCTCGATGAGTGA
- a CDS encoding ferritin-like domain-containing protein: MRHVRIHPRTLGYLGRALSLELSAVQQYMTQASLAEAWGLKETAIRLREETVEEMQHAERIIQRMLALGVAPNGSQLRPAGVSRTLVDLLLQDSLLEAEIVALYHEAVIFCRRVGDRENGDFFEALLNEESAHAREIDDWLASLGVPRYRDPSERAYF, encoded by the coding sequence ATGAGACACGTACGCATTCATCCTCGTACCCTTGGCTATCTCGGTCGTGCCCTGAGCTTGGAGCTGTCCGCAGTCCAGCAGTACATGACCCAGGCCTCGCTCGCCGAGGCTTGGGGCTTGAAGGAGACGGCCATCCGCCTGCGCGAGGAAACGGTCGAAGAGATGCAGCATGCCGAGCGCATCATCCAGCGGATGTTGGCGTTGGGCGTTGCACCGAACGGCTCGCAACTGCGTCCGGCCGGCGTCTCGCGCACTCTGGTTGACCTGCTGCTTCAGGACTCGCTGCTCGAGGCCGAGATCGTCGCCCTTTATCACGAGGCGGTGATCTTCTGCCGACGCGTCGGGGATCGGGAGAACGGTGACTTCTTCGAGGCGCTCCTGAACGAGGAGTCCGCCCACGCCCGCGAGATCGATGACTGGCTGGCCTCACTTGGCGTTCCGCGCTATCGTGACCCCTCCGAACGGGCCTACTTTTAA
- a CDS encoding BMC domain-containing protein gives MASESYGIALGMIETRGLVPAIEAADAMTKAAEVRLIGREFVGGGYVTVLVRGETGAVNAAVRAGADACERVGDGLVAAHIIARPHREVEPILNRTLPAAAD, from the coding sequence ATGGCCAGTGAAAGCTACGGGATCGCATTGGGGATGATCGAGACGCGCGGATTGGTGCCCGCGATCGAAGCGGCGGATGCCATGACCAAGGCCGCCGAGGTCCGCCTGATCGGGCGCGAGTTCGTCGGCGGCGGTTACGTGACCGTGCTGGTGCGCGGCGAGACAGGTGCGGTGAACGCCGCGGTGCGTGCCGGTGCGGATGCCTGCGAGCGCGTCGGCGACGGCCTGGTCGCGGCGCACATCATTGCCCGCCCGCACCGCGAGGTCGAGCCGATCCTGAACCGGACCCTGCCGGCGGCCGCCGACTGA
- a CDS encoding BMC domain-containing protein yields MANEKFGIALGMIETRGLVPAIEAADAMTKAAEVRLIGREFVGGGYVTVLVRGETGAVNAAVRAGADACERVGDGLVAAHIIARPHREVEPILPVGGPAVD; encoded by the coding sequence ATGGCAAACGAAAAATTCGGAATCGCGCTCGGGATGATCGAGACCCGCGGACTGGTCCCCGCCATCGAAGCGGCGGACGCCATGACCAAGGCCGCCGAGGTGCGCCTGATCGGGCGCGAGTTCGTCGGCGGGGGCTACGTGACCGTGCTGGTGCGCGGCGAAACGGGCGCGGTCAATGCCGCCGTGCGTGCCGGCGCCGACGCCTGCGAGCGCGTCGGCGACGGCTTGGTCGCGGCGCACATCATTGCCCGCCCGCACCGCGAGGTCGAGCCGATCCTCCCGGTCGGCGGCCCGGCCGTCGACTGA
- a CDS encoding carboxysome peptide B, producing the protein MEIRQVIGSLVCTHRVNGLGHWDLRLLQDTKGKQYVATDPVDARPGDWVFVVSGSAARYAMGDAGILTDLTIGGIIDHWEAQDEAAARPTAALAAKAA; encoded by the coding sequence ATGGAGATCCGGCAGGTCATCGGATCGCTGGTCTGCACGCATCGCGTCAACGGGCTCGGGCACTGGGATCTGCGGCTCCTGCAGGACACGAAAGGCAAGCAGTACGTCGCCACCGACCCGGTGGACGCCCGACCCGGCGACTGGGTATTCGTGGTCAGCGGTTCGGCGGCGCGTTACGCGATGGGCGACGCCGGGATCCTGACCGATCTGACGATCGGCGGGATTATCGATCACTGGGAGGCGCAGGACGAAGCGGCGGCTCGGCCGACTGCGGCCCTCGCCGCAAAGGCGGCCTGA
- a CDS encoding carboxysome peptide A, which translates to MKICQVERPLVSTNRIPGFEHKHLLVVRDGSTQQVAVDSVGCVPGDWVICVGSSAAREAAGSKEYPSDLTIVGIIDHWPPETGAAGSRGAD; encoded by the coding sequence ATGAAGATTTGTCAGGTCGAACGTCCGCTGGTCTCGACCAACCGGATCCCGGGATTCGAGCACAAGCATCTCTTGGTGGTGCGCGACGGGAGCACACAGCAGGTCGCGGTCGATTCAGTCGGCTGCGTGCCCGGCGACTGGGTGATCTGTGTCGGCAGCTCCGCGGCGCGTGAGGCGGCCGGCAGCAAGGAGTATCCGAGCGATCTGACCATCGTCGGCATTATCGATCATTGGCCGCCCGAGACGGGTGCCGCCGGGTCGCGAGGTGCAGACTGA
- a CDS encoding carboxysome shell carbonic anhydrase: MSSQRRPTRASLIWASAPAPAVPAYRPRARGESEFGAPAATPEPVTAESARPTPATTEPAPQARGQRIRPRPPSRAAGADAAKRTARQTKRVGVAAAEPRQAPGPSGQHPLTDRDGNARLQRYEERIKTAFDRIVPVLKQISALQHESDFEQQAQSIARAELGFDLPGYMLADAWVTQLDLRRLFAWCVFETYGRMTDDFFANDPLGGREVRDFDRFLQDCGFHQLDVTPCADGRLAHAISYVLRLPCGAVRRKPYAGGLFDVENTVSKWGEVELGRFREGVPNTADAPTRYLKSVIYHYSSVDPHHQGCAAHGSNDAAAAQAALDRLLAFRQSVENGFCCGASVALLLIGLDTDTDAIRVHVPDGQGHMDLTQSVDALKVHAITRDLDPTAARARVAELIKAHAPATADPGMLRLVARLIENNLSQIDYVRQVHGGHYADVGHAERFMGVGIGFEEIQLRNLTYFAYLYTVEEGAADLDVGRKIFGGLNVSRGLPIPIVIRFDYHGGVPGARERAVTRCRRLDAALAGRFTDLADRGLLHRLLVVRDSDAGAGIEVVGSSLNAPAAGGH, encoded by the coding sequence ATGTCGAGCCAACGCCGTCCAACCCGAGCGAGCCTGATCTGGGCATCCGCACCCGCACCCGCAGTGCCGGCCTACCGGCCGCGTGCGCGAGGCGAGTCCGAGTTCGGTGCGCCCGCAGCGACGCCTGAGCCGGTGACGGCCGAATCGGCTAGGCCGACACCGGCCACGACCGAGCCGGCGCCACAGGCTCGGGGTCAACGGATACGGCCGCGGCCTCCGTCGCGAGCAGCCGGTGCCGATGCCGCCAAGCGCACGGCACGCCAGACCAAGCGGGTCGGCGTTGCGGCAGCGGAGCCCCGACAGGCTCCGGGTCCGAGCGGGCAACACCCGCTGACCGACCGCGACGGCAACGCGAGACTGCAGCGCTACGAGGAGCGGATCAAGACGGCATTCGATCGGATCGTGCCCGTGCTCAAGCAGATCTCGGCGCTCCAGCACGAGTCCGACTTCGAGCAGCAGGCCCAGTCGATCGCTCGGGCCGAGCTGGGATTCGATCTGCCCGGGTACATGCTTGCGGACGCCTGGGTGACTCAGCTCGATCTGCGCCGTCTGTTCGCCTGGTGCGTGTTCGAGACCTACGGTCGGATGACCGATGACTTCTTCGCGAACGACCCGCTCGGCGGGCGCGAGGTCCGAGACTTCGACCGCTTCCTCCAGGACTGCGGCTTCCATCAGTTGGATGTCACGCCCTGTGCAGACGGACGCTTGGCCCACGCGATCAGCTACGTGCTGCGTCTGCCCTGCGGCGCGGTGCGGCGCAAGCCCTACGCCGGCGGACTGTTCGATGTCGAGAACACCGTCTCCAAGTGGGGCGAGGTCGAGCTCGGTCGATTCCGTGAAGGCGTACCGAACACCGCGGATGCACCGACCCGCTATCTGAAGTCGGTGATCTATCACTACAGCTCGGTCGATCCGCATCACCAGGGCTGCGCGGCCCACGGGTCGAACGATGCGGCGGCCGCACAGGCCGCCTTGGACCGACTCCTGGCCTTCCGCCAATCGGTCGAGAACGGTTTCTGCTGCGGTGCCTCGGTGGCGCTGCTGCTGATCGGCTTAGACACGGACACGGACGCGATCCGGGTGCACGTGCCCGACGGACAGGGCCACATGGATCTGACGCAGTCGGTCGATGCGCTCAAGGTCCACGCGATCACGCGTGACCTGGACCCGACCGCAGCGCGTGCGCGGGTCGCCGAGCTGATCAAGGCGCACGCCCCGGCAACCGCCGATCCGGGCATGCTCCGGTTGGTCGCACGGCTGATCGAGAACAACCTGTCGCAGATCGACTATGTGCGCCAGGTGCACGGCGGACACTACGCGGATGTGGGGCACGCCGAGCGCTTCATGGGTGTCGGCATCGGGTTCGAAGAGATCCAGCTGCGCAACCTGACCTACTTCGCCTATCTGTACACGGTCGAGGAAGGTGCGGCGGATCTGGACGTCGGGCGCAAGATCTTCGGCGGGCTCAATGTCTCGCGCGGTCTGCCGATCCCGATCGTCATCCGCTTCGATTATCACGGCGGGGTGCCCGGTGCGCGCGAGCGCGCGGTGACACGCTGTCGCCGGCTCGATGCCGCGCTCGCCGGTCGATTTACCGATTTGGCAGACCGGGGGCTACTGCACCGACTACTCGTCGTGCGCGACAGCGACGCGGGTGCCGGCATCGAGGTCGTCGGAAGCTCGCTGAACGCCCCTGCGGCGGGAGGCCACTGA
- a CDS encoding CsoS2 family carboxysome shell protein, which yields MASNANLRSSGREAALARRRALSTQGKRTSAAAGAAERSRTPDVGPARRLAAPQAAPAAAAESMSGAMSIGAASALSASRVVSPARRVQAPVSASGSSRAEARARREALSKAGKRADRRADRTRVPTPKAPAKAARNEGSDCGCGCGGNPETTEERGSMTDAARLSSDRRGASSLGTSTNSSNGSRRNGKRITAIKPTGRMLALARRSATSGRGKAAVNTPATTASLARQANPQLSGRDLAQTVRAHRSAAGSAGTRKVQATGRVRPGRERPVGGAEDQPWKVGLSETAQGQFVTGTRVGRSRSVTGDEPSVCREVTGTEYMGAEIFREFCQAEPPKQAPKVHVTTTSHGNAVTGNAVGRSSRVTGDEPGTCKSVTGTEYLSAEQASAFCGTQLTPNPRQTGRTQTTGGRAVSGVLPGLSPKVTGNEHGAGIQPTGSQYMSSANSDLPDLKKAPPKVNLTQTLGGGSVTGTRVGRSAKLTGDEPGSCRLVTGDEYIGAEQYKEFCGIQPAPMEAPKVGLSSTRKGLSVSGTQTGRSGRVTGDEPGTCKAVTGTPYAGLEQTATYCAPEQQRLIAERMRPMAAAMAARMTGIQPGIGGAMTGAARGACEEISGTPYIGIDQIEETCGSGALPGHSDFPQPLPQPIEAAPWQSFSVASPARQAFQPSQVSGVTGTLYEQEGRITGPFGMGTGKITGTEQFRFDRVSSVPGNLLQMAPAETAGADTSPAAVRSRVTGEGQTAGKKITGDDWERGERVTGTEGPSARRRNPTRPGPMAAMATVKPKRNEELPAPVSRVTGASGNTDRGSLITYSGGARG from the coding sequence ATGGCTAGCAATGCGAATCTGAGATCGAGCGGCCGCGAGGCGGCCCTGGCACGCCGCCGTGCCTTGTCCACTCAGGGCAAGCGAACCAGCGCCGCCGCAGGGGCGGCCGAGCGCAGCCGCACACCCGACGTCGGCCCAGCCCGGCGTCTGGCGGCTCCGCAGGCCGCTCCGGCTGCCGCGGCGGAGTCGATGTCCGGCGCGATGTCGATCGGCGCCGCCTCGGCTCTCTCGGCATCCAGGGTCGTCTCGCCTGCTCGGCGCGTTCAAGCGCCGGTGTCGGCCTCCGGATCCAGTCGCGCGGAGGCGAGGGCTCGGCGCGAGGCGCTGTCCAAGGCCGGCAAGCGGGCAGACCGCAGGGCGGATCGAACGCGCGTCCCGACACCGAAGGCGCCGGCCAAGGCCGCTCGCAACGAGGGATCGGACTGCGGATGTGGCTGCGGCGGAAACCCCGAAACGACGGAGGAGCGCGGCTCGATGACGGATGCTGCGCGCCTCTCGTCGGATCGCCGGGGCGCATCGTCCCTCGGCACCTCGACCAATTCGTCCAACGGGTCGCGCCGCAACGGCAAGCGCATCACCGCCATCAAGCCCACGGGGCGCATGCTGGCGCTCGCCCGACGCTCCGCCACCTCCGGGCGCGGCAAAGCCGCGGTCAATACGCCGGCCACGACGGCGAGTCTCGCGCGGCAGGCGAACCCGCAGCTGTCCGGGCGCGATCTCGCGCAGACCGTCCGCGCCCATCGCAGTGCCGCAGGCTCGGCCGGGACGCGCAAGGTCCAAGCCACGGGCCGGGTCAGGCCCGGGCGCGAGCGTCCGGTCGGCGGAGCCGAAGATCAGCCCTGGAAGGTCGGTCTGAGCGAGACCGCGCAAGGTCAATTCGTGACCGGCACCCGGGTCGGGCGCAGTCGCTCGGTGACGGGCGACGAGCCGAGCGTGTGTCGCGAGGTCACGGGTACCGAATACATGGGTGCGGAGATCTTCCGCGAGTTCTGCCAGGCCGAGCCACCCAAACAGGCCCCGAAGGTTCACGTCACCACGACAAGTCACGGCAACGCGGTGACCGGCAACGCGGTGGGACGCTCGAGCCGGGTGACGGGCGACGAGCCCGGTACCTGCAAGAGCGTGACCGGTACGGAGTATCTGTCGGCCGAGCAGGCAAGCGCATTCTGCGGGACCCAGTTGACGCCGAACCCGCGTCAGACCGGGCGGACCCAAACCACCGGCGGCCGCGCCGTCTCGGGTGTCCTCCCGGGCCTCTCGCCCAAGGTCACGGGCAACGAGCACGGCGCGGGCATCCAGCCGACCGGCAGCCAGTACATGTCCTCGGCCAACAGTGACCTGCCCGATCTGAAGAAGGCGCCGCCGAAGGTCAACCTGACGCAGACACTCGGCGGCGGTTCCGTGACCGGCACCCGGGTCGGGCGCAGTGCGAAGCTGACCGGCGACGAGCCCGGCAGCTGTCGGCTGGTGACCGGCGACGAGTATATCGGCGCCGAACAGTACAAAGAGTTCTGCGGCATTCAGCCGGCCCCGATGGAGGCACCGAAGGTCGGGCTGTCCTCGACCCGCAAGGGGCTGTCGGTCTCCGGCACCCAGACCGGGCGCTCGGGTCGGGTCACGGGTGACGAGCCCGGCACCTGCAAGGCGGTCACCGGCACGCCCTATGCCGGACTGGAGCAGACGGCGACCTATTGCGCCCCCGAGCAGCAGCGCCTGATCGCCGAGCGGATGCGCCCGATGGCAGCGGCGATGGCAGCACGCATGACCGGCATCCAGCCGGGGATCGGCGGGGCCATGACAGGTGCGGCCAGGGGTGCTTGCGAGGAGATCAGCGGTACGCCTTACATCGGGATCGACCAGATCGAGGAGACCTGCGGAAGCGGTGCCCTGCCCGGTCACAGCGATTTCCCGCAGCCGCTGCCTCAGCCAATCGAGGCCGCGCCCTGGCAGAGCTTCAGCGTCGCGTCGCCGGCACGCCAGGCGTTTCAGCCGAGTCAAGTAAGCGGTGTGACGGGCACCCTCTATGAGCAGGAGGGGCGGATTACCGGCCCTTTTGGGATGGGCACGGGCAAGATCACGGGCACTGAGCAGTTTCGCTTCGACCGTGTCTCGTCCGTGCCGGGAAACCTCCTGCAGATGGCGCCTGCCGAGACGGCAGGAGCCGACACGTCTCCGGCAGCGGTCCGCTCCCGCGTGACGGGCGAGGGCCAAACCGCCGGGAAAAAGATCACGGGTGACGATTGGGAGCGTGGCGAGCGTGTCACCGGGACCGAGGGTCCCTCGGCACGGCGCCGCAACCCGACCCGCCCGGGTCCGATGGCCGCGATGGCCACCGTCAAGCCCAAACGCAACGAGGAGCTTCCGGCGCCGGTGAGTCGGGTGACCGGGGCCAGCGGCAACACGGACCGCGGGTCGCTCATCACCTACTCGGGTGGAGCGCGGGGCTGA
- a CDS encoding ribulose bisphosphate carboxylase small subunit, with amino-acid sequence MPFQSTTGDYQTKHTLETFGFLPPMTQEEIFDQIAYIIAQGWTPGIEHIHPSKATNHYWTMWKLPFFGVTDLAQVVSELEACHRSYPDHHVRVTGYDNYTQSQGSCFVVFEGRG; translated from the coding sequence ATGCCTTTCCAAAGCACCACGGGCGACTACCAGACAAAGCACACCCTGGAGACCTTCGGGTTTCTGCCGCCGATGACCCAAGAGGAGATCTTCGATCAGATCGCCTACATCATCGCCCAGGGTTGGACGCCGGGTATCGAGCATATCCATCCCAGCAAAGCCACGAACCACTATTGGACCATGTGGAAGCTGCCCTTCTTCGGGGTGACCGACTTGGCCCAGGTGGTGAGTGAGCTCGAGGCGTGCCATCGTTCCTACCCGGATCACCATGTCCGTGTCACCGGCTACGACAATTACACCCAGAGCCAGGGCTCCTGCTTCGTGGTGTTCGAGGGTCGCGGCTGA